The following are encoded together in the Terriglobia bacterium genome:
- the purD gene encoding phosphoribosylamine--glycine ligase: MKVLVIGSGGREHALAWKLRQSPRVTQVYCLPGNGGICQEATCLPGDPKNIDSLLAAAHQIQADVTVVGPELPLSLGVVDEFTRRGLKIFGPTQAAAQLESSKSFAKEFMQRYNIPTAHYAVAGSEEELRKSLGLFSTPVVVKADGLAAGKGVVIAPTKEEAALAAADMFSGKLLGTPVQRVVVEEFLEGDELSFLVLSDGVRVAPLVASQDHKRVGEGDTGANTGGMGAYSIDALADPAMVEWLLNHIARPVVAGMKAEGAEYRGILYCGLMMTTRGPMVLEFNCRFGDPETQAVLMRLDSDLMEAIEATLEGRVSHAEFKWSSDASCCVVVASGGYPGSFVTGKAISGLERAAEIKDVKVFHAGTSKRDGKIYTSGGRVLGVTARAPRLDDAIRKAYDAAAMIQFEDMYYRKDIGARALKAMR, translated from the coding sequence ATGAAAGTCCTGGTCATCGGTAGCGGAGGACGGGAGCACGCACTGGCGTGGAAGCTGCGCCAGTCGCCGCGCGTCACCCAGGTGTATTGCCTGCCGGGCAACGGCGGCATTTGCCAGGAAGCCACGTGTCTGCCTGGCGATCCCAAGAACATTGACAGCCTGCTGGCCGCCGCGCACCAGATACAGGCGGACGTGACCGTGGTGGGGCCGGAGTTGCCGCTTTCCCTCGGCGTGGTGGACGAGTTCACGCGCCGGGGATTGAAGATTTTTGGTCCAACGCAGGCGGCCGCGCAGCTGGAATCGAGCAAGAGCTTCGCCAAGGAATTCATGCAGCGGTACAACATCCCCACGGCGCACTATGCCGTGGCCGGATCGGAAGAGGAGTTGCGCAAATCCTTGGGCTTGTTCTCCACGCCGGTGGTGGTCAAGGCCGACGGGCTGGCGGCGGGCAAAGGCGTGGTCATCGCCCCGACCAAAGAAGAAGCGGCCCTGGCCGCCGCGGACATGTTCAGCGGCAAGCTGCTGGGGACTCCGGTGCAGCGCGTGGTAGTGGAAGAATTTCTGGAAGGCGACGAGCTTTCTTTTCTGGTGCTGAGTGACGGAGTTCGCGTGGCGCCGCTGGTGGCGTCGCAAGACCACAAGCGCGTGGGCGAAGGCGATACCGGCGCCAACACCGGAGGCATGGGCGCCTATTCCATTGACGCTCTGGCGGATCCCGCCATGGTGGAGTGGCTGCTCAACCACATCGCGCGTCCGGTGGTGGCGGGGATGAAGGCGGAAGGCGCGGAGTATCGCGGCATCCTGTATTGCGGCCTGATGATGACCACGCGCGGCCCCATGGTGCTGGAATTCAACTGCCGCTTCGGCGATCCCGAGACCCAGGCCGTGCTCATGCGGCTGGACAGCGACCTGATGGAAGCCATTGAAGCCACCCTTGAGGGCCGGGTGAGCCACGCTGAGTTCAAATGGTCCAGCGATGCCAGTTGCTGCGTGGTGGTGGCGTCCGGCGGATACCCGGGAAGTTTTGTAACCGGCAAAGCCATCTCCGGCTTGGAGCGCGCCGCGGAAATCAAGGACGTGAAGGTGTTCCATGCCGGCACCAGCAAGCGCGACGGCAAGATCTATACCAGCGGCGGCCGCGTCCTGGGCGTGACCGCAAGGGCGCCGCGATTGGACGACGCCATCCGCAAAGCCTATGACGCCGCGGCGATGATTCAGTTTGAAGACATGTACTATCGAAAAGATATTGGAGCGCGGGCGCTGAAGGCGATGAGATAG
- the purE gene encoding 5-(carboxyamino)imidazole ribonucleotide mutase: MSDTPLVSIVMGSDSDLEIMNEAAKALDDFGIEYEIDVTSAHRSPARTGEFARNAAGRGIKVIIAGAGGAAHLAGVIAAESTLPVIGVPIPSTPLNGLDSLLAIVQMPAGIPVATVAIGKAGATNAGILAAQIIALSNATVAGKMKSLKEKLAKSVEEKSQKLQQMRKRGG; this comes from the coding sequence ATGTCTGATACTCCGCTTGTTTCCATTGTGATGGGGTCGGATTCCGACCTGGAGATCATGAATGAAGCCGCCAAGGCGCTGGACGACTTTGGCATCGAGTATGAAATTGACGTCACGTCGGCGCATCGCTCGCCGGCGCGCACGGGGGAGTTCGCGCGCAACGCGGCCGGGCGCGGCATAAAAGTCATTATTGCCGGGGCCGGCGGAGCCGCGCACCTGGCGGGTGTGATCGCAGCGGAGAGCACGCTGCCGGTCATCGGCGTGCCCATTCCATCCACCCCGCTCAACGGTTTGGATTCTCTGCTGGCCATTGTGCAGATGCCCGCGGGAATTCCTGTGGCGACTGTCGCCATCGGCAAAGCTGGCGCGACCAACGCTGGCATTCTGGCGGCCCAGATCATCGCTCTGAGCAATGCGACGGTGGCCGGAAAGATGAAGTCGCTGAAAGAAAAGCTGGCCAAGAGCGTGGAAGAGAAGTCGCAAAAGCTGCAGCAGATGCGGAAGCGCGGCGGGTAG
- the kdsB gene encoding 3-deoxy-manno-octulosonate cytidylyltransferase has translation MPNSFTAVAIIPARLASTRLARKVLREIAGKPMVQRVYEAAKSSPLLSDVIIATDSDEVMQVAQKHGWKVQMTSSAHRSGTDRMHEVAQRVTADVYVNIQGDLPILRAEQIEALLRPMRRPEVMVSTIKTPCRPEEIANPNAVKVVTDKNGRALYFSRSTIPFDRDKSGQSRYFKHLGMYAYRKPALDRFCSLPESALEASERLEQLRLLENGIDIYVEETPFNVVEVDTEEDLRRAEEIIARGW, from the coding sequence ATGCCCAATTCCTTCACCGCCGTCGCGATTATTCCTGCGCGCCTGGCGTCCACACGGCTGGCGCGCAAAGTGCTGCGCGAGATCGCCGGCAAGCCCATGGTCCAGCGCGTGTACGAAGCCGCCAAAAGCTCGCCGCTGCTGAGCGACGTGATCATCGCCACCGACTCCGATGAAGTCATGCAAGTGGCGCAGAAGCATGGTTGGAAAGTGCAGATGACTTCCTCGGCCCACCGCAGCGGGACGGACCGCATGCATGAAGTCGCGCAGCGGGTCACAGCGGACGTGTATGTCAACATCCAGGGCGACTTGCCCATCCTGCGCGCCGAGCAGATTGAAGCGCTCCTGCGGCCCATGCGGCGGCCGGAGGTGATGGTCTCCACCATCAAGACGCCGTGCCGGCCGGAGGAAATCGCCAACCCCAACGCGGTGAAAGTGGTCACTGACAAGAATGGCCGCGCGCTGTACTTCTCCCGGTCCACTATTCCCTTTGACCGCGACAAGTCAGGCCAATCGCGTTACTTCAAGCATCTGGGCATGTACGCGTATCGCAAGCCGGCGCTGGACCGCTTCTGCAGCCTGCCGGAATCGGCCTTGGAAGCCTCGGAACGGCTGGAGCAGTTGCGCTTGCTGGAAAACGGAATAGACATCTACGTGGAAGAGACGCCGTTCAACGTGGTGGAAGTCGATACTGAAGAAGATCTGCGCCGGGCGGAAGAGATCATCGCGCGCGGCTGGTAG